The Burkholderia cepacia genomic interval CGTACCTGGCGAGCCATACGCCGCCGCCGCCGGCCCTCGTCACGACGATGGTGAATTCGACCGGCGTGAAGCAGTCGCTGTGGAATGCGGACTTCAACGTGATCCCGACCTTCTTCGACAACAGCTTCCAGCTGTCGCTGATCCCGGGCACGCTGATCGGCCGCTACGACGCGCGCGTGAACGTGCCGCTGTCGAGCCCGCTTGCCGCGGACGGCGATCCGTCGAGCTCGTTCATCACGAAGCCGTTCACCGACACGATCGGCAAGTACCTGCCGAACGAGCTGAAGTACACCGCGCAGTCGGCGTATTCGTTGAGCAGCAATGCGATCAACACGTGGGACTGGACGCACGACGGGCTCGCGATGCCCGACACGATCCCGGATCTCGCCGCGGCGCTCGCGCTGAATCCGCAACTGAAGGTGCTGTCGCTGAACGGGTATCACGACATCGCGACGCCGTTCTACCAGACCGAGCTCGACCTCGCGCGGCTCGGGACGCAACCGAACCTGACGATCAGGGACTATCAGGGCGGACACATGGTCTATCTCGACGATACGTCGCGTCCGCAGGAGAAAGCCGACCTCGTGACCTTCTACAACGCGATCGCGCATTGATCCGATGCGCGGACCGGCGGCGCGCGCCACGGCGCGCGCCACGGCGCGGGCCGCCGGCCGTCGACGACCTCATTCCAGACTGGAGCCTGATATGAAGAATCGATTTATCGTCATCGCCGCAGCGCTCGCCTGCGGCAGTCTCGCCACCGCGTTCTCCGCGTTCGCGCAGGCGAGCGACGCCGCCGCACCGGTGCGCGCGCGCCAGGCGCAGCTCGGCGATCCGTACGTGCCGCCGGCCGCGCGCAAGCCGACCGCCGGCACGCAGACGACGGGCGCCGCGCTGCATGCGCAGGTGGTGCGCAAGCTCGCGCGGCAGTTCAGCGCGGCCGACTCGCAGAACACGGGTTCGATCACCGAATCGCAGGCGCGCGCGGCCGGCCTCGGTTATGTCGCGAACCACTTCCGGCAGATCGACTCGAGCGGCAACGGCCGCGTGTCGTTCGCGGACGTACAGCGCTACATGCAGACGCGCGACGCGAACCAGCAATAAGCGCATCGCGAGCACGACAAACGGGGGCGGAACCTGCGGCGAATGCGGGTTCCGCCCCCGTATTACTTCGTGCGCATGTGCCGCAATATCTCATTATCTGGGCAACGCATTCAAATATTGGAGGCGAGTGCGTGCGCTCCTACAATCCGAAGCACATCGACAGCTTCGGACCCACGCATCGCGCGGCGCCCGACGCACACGGAGACACCTTCCATGAAGTTCGCCGGGCGCTTTATTCGGTGCATCGACCGCCGCTTCGCCGCGGCGCCGGATCACGGTCCGGCGCGCGCAGCGGCATGACCGATTCCGTTGAAGACAGCCCGCTCATGACCAACATGCCCGCATCTTTTGCCCTCGACGTCCGCCGTCCGGCA includes:
- a CDS encoding EF-hand domain-containing protein is translated as MKNRFIVIAAALACGSLATAFSAFAQASDAAAPVRARQAQLGDPYVPPAARKPTAGTQTTGAALHAQVVRKLARQFSAADSQNTGSITESQARAAGLGYVANHFRQIDSSGNGRVSFADVQRYMQTRDANQQ